One Desulfocurvibacter africanus subsp. africanus DSM 2603 genomic region harbors:
- a CDS encoding histone deacetylase family protein, with protein sequence MFRIRRIHDDVIPLDRDIIASVQDILRQRFTAVSEDEVQALPERLCDPLAKRYRTILLVADDGRNNVLGFALLLHFPDRRFCYLDWLSVPLGRSGGGVGSALYERIREEAKALGSRGLFFECLPDDPELCPHQELLKDNVSRLRFYERYGARPIAGTLYETPCMEGDTCPPYLVLDPLDAEKPLQRPRVREIVRTILERKYADTCPPSYVRKVVESFKDPVVRLREPRYLPPTERATGQPRRRLAADRLIAVAVNGRHSIHHVTERGYVEAPVRISSIRRELDRSGLFQELPVKRHLERHITDVHAKEYVEYFKRVCARLEPGKSVYPYVFPIRNASRPPRDLPVRAGYYCIDTFTPLNANAFAAARRAVDCGLTAAEAIIEGRRLAYALVRPPGHHAERRVFGGFCYFNTSAIAANRLAELGRVAVLDIDYHHGNGTQDIFYQRNDVLTVSIHGHPQFAYPYFSGFSDEHGEGEGKDYNRNFPLLERVDGAMHGHVLKKALGIIRDFKPTVLVLALGLDTAKGDPTGTWSLSSKDFTNNGRMIGAVRLPTLVIQEGGYRIRSLGVNARHFFQGLHEGAFMGRGF encoded by the coding sequence ATGTTCCGCATCCGCCGCATCCATGACGACGTGATCCCCCTGGATCGAGACATCATCGCCTCGGTCCAGGATATTCTGCGGCAACGCTTTACGGCGGTAAGCGAGGACGAGGTCCAGGCCCTTCCTGAACGGTTGTGCGATCCCCTGGCCAAACGTTACCGGACCATCCTGCTGGTAGCCGACGACGGGCGCAATAACGTGCTCGGATTCGCCCTGCTCCTGCACTTCCCCGACCGTCGCTTCTGCTATCTGGATTGGCTCTCCGTACCGCTCGGCCGCTCCGGCGGCGGCGTCGGCTCCGCGCTGTACGAGCGCATCCGTGAAGAGGCCAAGGCCCTCGGCAGCCGTGGGCTTTTCTTTGAATGCCTGCCCGATGATCCCGAGCTATGCCCGCACCAGGAACTGCTCAAGGACAACGTCTCGCGGTTGCGCTTCTACGAGCGCTACGGCGCGCGGCCCATCGCCGGGACGCTCTACGAGACACCCTGCATGGAGGGCGATACCTGCCCGCCCTATCTGGTCCTGGACCCACTGGACGCGGAAAAGCCATTGCAACGCCCCCGGGTGCGCGAGATCGTGCGCACCATCCTGGAGCGAAAGTACGCCGACACCTGCCCGCCGAGCTATGTGCGCAAGGTCGTGGAGTCCTTCAAGGACCCGGTGGTCAGACTGCGCGAGCCGCGCTACCTGCCGCCCACGGAGCGCGCCACAGGTCAGCCGCGGCGCAGGTTGGCCGCGGATCGGCTCATCGCCGTGGCCGTCAATGGCCGCCACTCCATCCATCATGTGACTGAGCGCGGCTATGTGGAAGCGCCCGTGCGCATCTCTTCCATTCGCCGCGAGTTGGACCGTAGCGGGCTGTTCCAGGAACTGCCGGTCAAGCGCCACCTCGAGAGACACATCACGGACGTGCACGCCAAGGAGTATGTGGAGTACTTCAAACGCGTCTGCGCGCGCCTGGAGCCCGGCAAGTCGGTCTATCCCTACGTCTTCCCCATCCGCAACGCATCCAGGCCGCCGCGCGATCTGCCCGTACGAGCCGGCTACTACTGCATCGACACCTTCACGCCCCTCAATGCCAATGCCTTCGCCGCCGCCCGCCGCGCAGTGGATTGCGGCCTCACCGCAGCCGAAGCCATCATCGAAGGCCGCAGGCTGGCCTATGCCCTTGTGCGCCCGCCCGGCCACCATGCCGAGCGTCGCGTCTTCGGCGGATTCTGCTATTTCAACACCTCGGCCATAGCCGCCAACCGTTTGGCCGAGCTTGGCCGGGTGGCCGTACTGGACATCGACTACCATCACGGCAACGGCACCCAGGACATTTTCTATCAACGCAACGATGTGCTCACCGTTTCAATCCACGGCCACCCGCAGTTCGCCTACCCCTATTTCTCCGGTTTCTCCGACGAACACGGCGAGGGCGAGGGCAAAGATTACAATCGCAATTTCCCGCTGCTGGAGCGCGTGGACGGGGCCATGCACGGCCACGTGCTCAAGAAGGCCCTGGGCATCATCCGGGACTTCAAGCCCACCGTGCTCGTGCTGGCCCTGGGGCTGGACACGGCAAAGGGCGACCCAACTGGTACCTGGAGCTTGTCGTCCAAGGATTTCACGAATAACGGCCGCATGATCGGGGCCGTGCGCCTACCCACCCTCGTGATCCAGGAAGGCGGCTACCGCATCCGCTCCCTGGGCGTGAACGCACGGCACTTCTTTCAGGGGTTGCACGAAGGGGCTTTCATGGGGCGGGGTTTTTAG
- a CDS encoding ion transporter — translation MSREDKGKLREERFEALHQLEDWLDWPVVFLSFVWLGLFIAEMIWGLGPILQGLVYAIWFIFIVDVSVRFVLAPDKLDFLKSNVLTILSLVLPALRVFRALRALRVLQAARAARGLRLVQVVGSINRSMGALRTSMRRRGLGYVALLTVAVVLAGAAGMLALEGGADSKGFTSYGDTLWWTAMIITSLGSEFWPQTPEGRILGFLISLYGFAVFGYITASIASILVGSDARREEGVAGAKAMAELKKEIATLREEIAAKSRE, via the coding sequence GTGAGCCGCGAGGACAAAGGCAAGCTCCGGGAGGAGCGCTTCGAGGCGCTTCACCAACTGGAGGACTGGCTTGATTGGCCTGTCGTCTTCCTGAGCTTCGTCTGGCTCGGACTGTTCATAGCAGAGATGATCTGGGGCCTAGGCCCGATTCTGCAAGGCTTGGTATACGCCATCTGGTTTATTTTCATCGTCGATGTCAGCGTGCGTTTCGTGCTCGCGCCGGACAAGCTCGACTTCCTCAAATCCAACGTGCTTACGATTCTGTCCCTTGTCCTGCCGGCGCTGCGGGTTTTTCGCGCTCTCAGGGCCTTGCGCGTGTTGCAGGCAGCACGAGCGGCCAGGGGGCTGCGGCTTGTGCAGGTCGTCGGTTCCATAAACCGGAGCATGGGCGCGCTCAGGACGAGCATGCGGCGCAGGGGACTTGGCTACGTTGCGCTGCTCACGGTCGCGGTCGTCCTGGCGGGCGCGGCGGGCATGCTCGCGCTGGAGGGCGGGGCCGATTCAAAAGGCTTCACCAGCTATGGGGACACCCTATGGTGGACGGCCATGATCATTACCTCGCTCGGCTCGGAGTTCTGGCCTCAGACCCCCGAGGGCCGCATCCTCGGATTCCTCATCAGCCTCTACGGCTTTGCGGTCTTCGGCTACATCACGGCATCCATAGCCTCCATACTTGTCGGCTCGGATGCCAGGCGGGAGGAGGGAGTCGCGGGGGCCAAGGCAATGGCGGAGCTGAAGAAAGAAATCGCGACGCTCAGGGAAGAGATTGCAGCCAAGTCGCGCGAATAG
- the rnr gene encoding ribonuclease R has translation MSRPKRKSHQSAVDRETVLELFREARKPLSDKEILRNLGAQKQEKEALRHVLLDLAEEGRVVQIGRGWGLADRMNMVSGRLEVQRSGVGFVISEDKRRRDIFVNPKDFNGAWHGDRVMVVVTRDPGGTRRPEGRIARIIERSTQELAVRVQRRLHGTLWLCEPANPKLTISMVVDIDGEQPRPGDLLVARVGEQIDRNLWDGELLHRLGREDDVVVQEALVKLNNGVPTEFPAQVLAQAEEMPTVPDPKEWGERRDMREVGFVTIDGAKARDFDDAVYVERRGRGYTLWVAIADVAHYVRPGTSLDREAQERGNSYYFPQSVEPMFPEKLSNGLCSLNPDVPRLTMVAEIDFDAKGEPGRTDFYAAVIQSHARLTYDQVNSAVLEKDEEERARIPHVLPMLDLSEELARKLNKQRKLRGSLDFDLPEPEILFNLQGETMDIRPRVRNFAHQIIEEFMVSANEAVARFLSDRDRDFLYRIHPEPNVDKIAALFELLMGTEIGHKVPEEASPKGLQSLLAAAQGKALEFMVNRLTLRTMMQAKYSPDNVGHFGLASECYAHFTSPIRRYADLVLHRALKDELSLAGGARMSHDHLTEVGDHISARERVAMDAEREILKRVTILFLKDKVGQEFTGVINGMADFGFWVELREVMAEGMVRLSTISDDYYAFFSERHMLVGERTGRIFRLGQAVKIRLMDVSLERLEVNMELAEGEQGAEAAESGVELPGTRKQRKKAVGQAVKTVRKEGRKTTMTTARKGEKPARPKSRQGEPAKAEGGAEAPKAKRGARKPVRRPRFGRKKKEE, from the coding sequence ATGAGTAGACCCAAACGCAAGTCCCACCAATCGGCTGTTGATCGCGAAACAGTGCTCGAACTCTTTCGCGAGGCGCGCAAGCCGTTGAGCGACAAAGAAATATTGCGCAACCTGGGCGCGCAGAAACAGGAGAAAGAGGCCTTGCGCCATGTGCTGCTGGACCTGGCCGAAGAGGGCCGCGTGGTGCAGATCGGCAGAGGCTGGGGCTTGGCCGACCGCATGAATATGGTCAGCGGCCGGCTGGAGGTGCAGCGCTCGGGCGTGGGCTTCGTCATCTCCGAAGACAAGCGGCGTCGGGATATTTTCGTCAACCCCAAGGATTTCAATGGAGCCTGGCATGGCGACCGGGTCATGGTCGTGGTCACGCGCGACCCAGGTGGAACCCGTCGGCCCGAAGGCCGCATAGCGCGCATTATCGAACGCTCCACGCAGGAGCTGGCCGTGCGCGTGCAGCGCCGCCTGCACGGGACTCTCTGGCTGTGCGAGCCGGCCAATCCCAAGCTGACCATCAGCATGGTCGTGGACATCGACGGCGAGCAGCCCCGGCCGGGCGACCTGCTCGTGGCCCGCGTGGGCGAGCAGATCGACCGCAACCTGTGGGACGGTGAGCTGCTCCATCGCCTGGGCCGCGAGGACGACGTGGTCGTGCAGGAGGCTCTGGTCAAGCTGAACAACGGCGTGCCCACGGAGTTTCCGGCCCAGGTCCTGGCCCAGGCCGAGGAAATGCCCACTGTGCCTGACCCCAAGGAATGGGGCGAGCGCCGCGACATGCGCGAGGTGGGCTTCGTGACCATCGACGGTGCCAAGGCGCGCGACTTCGACGACGCCGTCTATGTCGAGCGTCGCGGCAGGGGCTACACCCTGTGGGTGGCCATCGCCGACGTGGCCCACTATGTGCGGCCCGGCACGTCGCTTGACCGCGAGGCCCAGGAGCGCGGCAACTCCTATTATTTCCCGCAGTCCGTGGAACCCATGTTTCCGGAAAAGCTTTCCAACGGCCTGTGCAGCCTGAATCCGGACGTGCCCAGGCTGACCATGGTGGCCGAGATCGACTTCGACGCCAAGGGCGAACCCGGCCGCACGGATTTCTATGCCGCGGTCATCCAGAGCCACGCCCGGCTGACCTACGATCAGGTCAACAGCGCCGTGCTCGAAAAGGACGAGGAGGAGCGTGCGCGCATACCTCATGTGCTGCCTATGCTGGATCTGTCCGAGGAACTGGCCCGCAAGCTCAACAAGCAGCGCAAGCTGCGCGGCAGTCTTGATTTCGATCTGCCCGAACCCGAGATCCTGTTCAATCTTCAGGGCGAGACCATGGATATCCGGCCGCGCGTGCGGAACTTCGCCCACCAGATCATCGAGGAATTCATGGTCTCGGCCAACGAGGCCGTGGCGCGTTTCCTGAGCGATAGGGACCGCGATTTCCTGTACCGCATCCACCCCGAGCCGAACGTGGACAAGATCGCCGCGCTCTTCGAACTGCTCATGGGCACGGAGATCGGCCACAAGGTGCCAGAGGAGGCTTCGCCCAAGGGCCTGCAGAGCCTGCTGGCCGCGGCGCAAGGCAAGGCCCTGGAGTTCATGGTCAACCGCCTGACCCTGCGCACCATGATGCAGGCCAAGTATTCGCCGGACAACGTGGGCCACTTCGGTCTGGCCAGCGAATGCTACGCGCACTTCACCTCGCCCATCCGCCGCTATGCCGACCTTGTGCTGCATCGTGCGCTCAAGGATGAGCTGAGTTTGGCCGGCGGTGCGCGCATGAGCCACGATCACCTGACAGAGGTCGGCGACCATATCAGCGCCCGCGAGCGCGTGGCCATGGACGCCGAACGCGAGATACTCAAGCGCGTGACCATCCTGTTCCTGAAAGACAAAGTGGGCCAGGAGTTCACCGGCGTCATAAACGGCATGGCCGACTTCGGCTTCTGGGTAGAGCTGCGCGAGGTCATGGCCGAAGGCATGGTGCGGCTGTCCACCATCAGCGACGACTACTACGCATTTTTCTCCGAGCGGCACATGCTCGTGGGCGAGCGCACGGGTCGCATCTTCCGGCTGGGTCAGGCCGTGAAGATCAGGCTCATGGACGTGAGCCTGGAGCGGCTTGAGGTCAACATGGAGTTGGCCGAAGGAGAGCAGGGCGCGGAGGCCGCCGAGTCCGGAGTCGAGCTGCCCGGCACGCGCAAGCAGCGCAAGAAGGCAGTGGGGCAGGCGGTGAAGACCGTGCGCAAGGAAGGCCGCAAGACGACCATGACCACGGCGCGCAAGGGCGAAAAGCCGGCCAGACCCAAGTCCAGGCAGGGCGAGCCCGCAAAGGCGGAAGGCGGCGCGGAAGCGCCCAAGGCCAAGCGCGGAGCGCGCAAGCCGGTCAGGCGGCCGAGGTTTGGGCGGAAGAAGAAGGAGGAGTAG
- a CDS encoding D-alanine--D-alanine ligase family protein yields MRVAILYNLPAGDRPDEADTLVQVRAVRQALFAMDHMPIGVAFSLDLDDARGTLAAMRPNCVFNLVEDVGGSSRLAHLAPALLEHMGMPFTGCGSESMLLSTSKLACKRVLTAAGIPTPPWSEGLPEETSFVPGRYILKSVYEHASLGLDETSVVQASSPADLAKPLARRRERFGGRWFAEGFVDGREFNIAVIDGPNGPEVLPHAEIVFRGFSKERLRIVGYRAKWDEDSFEYENTQRRFDFPDKDAQILAQLSQSALGCWRAFGLTGYARVDFRVAEDGTPWIIDVNANPCLSPDAGFAAAAGRAGMDFTALVSRVLEIGAANTRNGRPAQTSTGCASA; encoded by the coding sequence ATGCGCGTGGCCATCCTGTACAACCTGCCCGCCGGCGACCGCCCGGACGAGGCCGACACCCTGGTCCAAGTGCGCGCCGTGCGCCAAGCCCTGTTCGCCATGGACCATATGCCCATCGGAGTGGCCTTCTCTCTGGACCTGGACGACGCTCGCGGCACGCTGGCGGCCATGCGGCCGAACTGCGTGTTCAACCTCGTAGAGGACGTGGGCGGCAGCTCGCGCCTAGCCCATCTGGCTCCGGCCCTGCTGGAGCACATGGGTATGCCCTTCACGGGCTGCGGCAGCGAGTCCATGCTGCTTTCCACGAGCAAACTGGCTTGCAAGCGCGTGCTCACCGCAGCCGGCATCCCAACGCCGCCCTGGTCCGAAGGACTGCCCGAGGAAACCTCCTTCGTGCCCGGCCGCTACATCCTCAAGTCGGTCTATGAGCACGCATCCCTGGGCCTGGACGAAACCTCGGTTGTTCAAGCTTCTTCGCCCGCCGATCTGGCCAAGCCCCTGGCCCGCCGCCGCGAGCGCTTCGGCGGCCGCTGGTTCGCCGAGGGCTTCGTGGACGGCCGCGAGTTCAACATCGCGGTCATCGACGGTCCCAACGGTCCCGAAGTACTGCCCCATGCGGAGATCGTCTTCCGCGGCTTCTCCAAGGAGCGCCTGCGCATCGTGGGCTACCGAGCCAAATGGGACGAGGACTCCTTCGAATACGAGAACACGCAGCGCCGCTTCGACTTCCCGGACAAGGACGCCCAGATCCTGGCCCAGCTCAGCCAGAGCGCCCTGGGCTGCTGGCGCGCCTTCGGCCTGACGGGCTACGCGCGCGTGGATTTCCGCGTGGCCGAAGACGGCACGCCCTGGATCATCGACGTGAACGCCAACCCCTGCCTGTCTCCCGACGCCGGATTCGCGGCCGCGGCAGGTCGGGCGGGCATGGACTTCACCGCCCTGGTCAGTCGCGTCCTTGAAATCGGCGCAGCCAACACACGCAACGGCCGTCCGGCCCAGACGTCCACGGGATGCGCCTCGGCATGA
- the lpxK gene encoding tetraacyldisaccharide 4'-kinase: protein MSSLPLLQKALSPILWPLGKAYALAMRLRERSWLKGSDRWRPPAPCISVGNISMGGSGKTPLCDWLLGWATDRGLTPVVLTRGYKAKPLHLPYVVEPSNSPDQAGDEPLLLAQAHPGARVVVDPVRVRSGAYAWERYHPDLFVLDDGFQHLAVQRDLDLVLLHPDDLTTGWNRVFPAGMWREGKAALGRASAFCIKVSSPAFAMLRPAIEQHLAELGKPVFPFEIKPQAVVSLTGGERFADLGGRPYLLATGVGAPSQVADTATAYLGHAPAEVMAFPDHHAFTAADVQRMLERARAQSCPRVLVTPKDAVKLRNLATPEFVTFELSLAFGLGLFSTQTLPQFIEHFWNSRQSGVNELEKPATN from the coding sequence ATGAGTTCGCTCCCCTTACTGCAGAAAGCGCTGTCACCAATTCTTTGGCCGCTCGGCAAAGCCTACGCTTTGGCCATGCGCCTGCGCGAGCGGAGTTGGCTGAAAGGCAGCGACCGTTGGCGGCCGCCCGCGCCGTGCATTAGCGTTGGCAACATTTCCATGGGAGGCAGCGGCAAGACCCCGCTGTGCGACTGGCTGCTGGGCTGGGCAACCGACAGGGGACTGACCCCGGTCGTGCTCACGCGGGGCTACAAGGCCAAACCGCTGCATCTGCCCTATGTGGTGGAGCCGTCCAACTCGCCGGATCAGGCAGGCGACGAGCCGCTATTGCTGGCGCAGGCGCATCCCGGTGCGCGGGTGGTCGTGGACCCCGTGCGAGTGCGTTCCGGCGCATACGCCTGGGAGCGTTACCATCCCGACCTGTTCGTGCTCGACGACGGCTTTCAACATTTGGCCGTGCAGCGCGACCTTGATCTCGTGCTCCTGCATCCCGACGATCTGACGACCGGCTGGAATCGCGTGTTCCCCGCAGGCATGTGGCGCGAAGGCAAGGCGGCATTGGGGCGAGCCTCGGCCTTTTGCATCAAGGTCTCAAGCCCGGCGTTCGCAATGCTGAGGCCTGCCATCGAGCAGCACTTGGCGGAACTCGGCAAGCCGGTGTTTCCTTTCGAGATAAAGCCTCAGGCCGTGGTGAGCCTGACCGGCGGCGAGCGCTTCGCCGATTTGGGAGGCAGGCCGTATCTGCTGGCCACGGGCGTGGGCGCGCCAAGTCAGGTGGCTGATACCGCCACGGCCTACCTGGGCCATGCGCCCGCCGAAGTAATGGCCTTCCCGGATCACCACGCCTTCACGGCCGCCGATGTGCAACGCATGCTGGAGCGCGCCAGGGCTCAGTCCTGCCCGCGCGTGCTGGTTACGCCCAAGGATGCCGTTAAGCTGCGCAACCTCGCCACGCCTGAATTCGTGACTTTCGAACTATCCCTGGCCTTTGGCCTCGGACTGTTCTCGACACAAACCCTGCCGCAATTCATTGAGCATTTCTGGAATTCGCGTCAAAGTGGCGTGAATGAACTCGAAAAGCCCGCGACTAACTGA
- a CDS encoding GNAT family N-acetyltransferase, protein MSDTLQLTFREQVRPEDCADVRAVVASTGFFYPEELDIAEELVRERLEKGPASGYYFIFADAEVDAGAEKGASGTDRLLGYACYGPSVADPTLFDLYWIAVRQSSRGSGLGAEILRRTEQRARDMGGRLLVAETSGRELYAPTRRFYERHGFFEAERVKDFYRPGDDKVVYHKRLEYKEPSVGNVPHPPHP, encoded by the coding sequence ATGAGCGACACGCTCCAACTCACGTTCCGCGAGCAGGTCCGCCCCGAGGACTGTGCTGACGTGCGCGCCGTCGTGGCCTCCACCGGCTTCTTCTATCCCGAGGAACTCGACATTGCCGAAGAATTAGTGCGCGAGCGGCTTGAGAAAGGCCCCGCCAGCGGGTACTATTTCATTTTTGCCGACGCGGAAGTGGACGCAGGGGCCGAGAAGGGCGCGTCAGGCACGGACAGGCTGCTGGGTTACGCCTGCTATGGCCCGAGCGTCGCCGACCCGACCCTGTTCGATCTTTACTGGATCGCCGTGCGCCAAAGCAGCCGTGGCAGCGGACTGGGCGCGGAGATCTTGCGTCGGACAGAGCAACGGGCGCGGGACATGGGCGGCAGGCTGCTGGTGGCCGAAACTTCGGGCCGCGAGCTGTACGCACCCACGCGCCGCTTCTACGAGCGCCACGGCTTTTTCGAGGCCGAGCGGGTCAAGGACTTCTACCGGCCAGGCGACGACAAGGTCGTCTATCACAAGAGACTTGAGTACAAGGAGCCGAGCGTAGGGAATGTTCCGCATCCGCCGCATCCATGA
- a CDS encoding TVP38/TMEM64 family protein, with amino-acid sequence MSQAPSIPSARRQPAAAMRIFAGALLPALILAIGAALVHWGGLGDQLGQEWIDAHIRGQGLAGWLLFVGLMGLATSLAVPRQAVSFLGGYAFGFIGGSLLSLAAAGFGCVLGFWYARLTRLAWQPELMSRPIGRRMTSLAQVDGFLRDNPFGMALTIRLLPVGNNSLTNLLAGISGVPFGPFMAGSLLGYAPQTLIFALLGSGMSVAPAWRVSLALVLLAVSSLLGWRMYRRSGLALD; translated from the coding sequence GTGAGTCAGGCCCCCTCAATCCCCTCCGCTCGGCGGCAGCCTGCCGCGGCCATGCGGATTTTTGCCGGGGCGCTGCTGCCTGCACTGATTCTGGCGATAGGAGCGGCCCTGGTCCACTGGGGAGGTCTTGGCGACCAGCTCGGGCAGGAATGGATCGACGCGCATATACGCGGGCAGGGCTTGGCCGGCTGGCTCCTGTTCGTGGGTCTGATGGGACTTGCCACAAGTCTGGCCGTGCCGCGCCAGGCCGTAAGCTTCCTGGGAGGCTATGCTTTTGGTTTCATTGGCGGCAGCCTGCTGTCCTTGGCCGCCGCAGGGTTCGGCTGCGTACTGGGCTTCTGGTATGCGCGCCTGACCCGCCTGGCCTGGCAACCCGAACTCATGTCCAGGCCTATCGGCAGGCGCATGACCAGTCTGGCCCAAGTGGACGGATTCTTGCGCGACAACCCCTTCGGCATGGCCCTGACGATCCGGCTCCTGCCCGTGGGCAACAACAGCCTGACCAACCTGCTGGCCGGCATCTCGGGCGTACCCTTCGGCCCGTTCATGGCCGGCTCTCTGCTGGGCTACGCGCCGCAGACGCTCATCTTCGCCCTGCTGGGCAGCGGCATGAGCGTGGCTCCGGCTTGGCGCGTCAGCCTGGCGCTGGTCCTGCTGGCGGTGTCGAGCCTGTTGGGCTGGCGCATGTATCGCAGGAGCGGGTTGGCACTGGATTGA
- a CDS encoding glycosyltransferase family 2 protein translates to MKEPINPAGYVSIIVPVRNEEENLVPLLAEIEAAAAGLDKPWEVIFVDDGSTDHSLDVIRGLARGKPHVRYLSFACNCGQSAAFKAGFDVARGDVLVTMDADLQNDPADISAMLAFYEAGNDMVIGWRACRRDSLAKRWGSLMANRVRNSFTRESVRDTGCSLKVMRASMARRMPMFTGMHRFLPTLMKLQGAKVAEVPVNHRPRRYGVSKYGNWERLRAGLLDLVAVRWMQSRWFTYDIKESK, encoded by the coding sequence ATGAAAGAACCAATCAACCCAGCAGGCTACGTGTCGATAATTGTTCCAGTCCGGAATGAAGAGGAGAACCTTGTCCCCCTGCTAGCCGAGATCGAAGCAGCCGCAGCCGGCCTGGACAAGCCCTGGGAAGTCATTTTCGTGGACGACGGCAGCACGGACCACAGCCTGGACGTAATCCGCGGCCTGGCACGCGGAAAGCCTCACGTGCGCTATCTCTCCTTTGCTTGCAACTGCGGCCAGAGCGCGGCCTTCAAGGCCGGCTTCGACGTAGCGCGAGGAGATGTGCTCGTGACCATGGACGCGGACCTGCAAAACGACCCGGCCGACATATCCGCCATGCTCGCCTTCTACGAAGCCGGGAACGACATGGTCATCGGCTGGCGCGCCTGCCGTCGTGACAGCCTGGCCAAGCGCTGGGGCTCGCTCATGGCCAACAGGGTGCGCAACAGCTTCACGCGCGAGAGCGTGCGCGACACGGGCTGTTCGCTCAAGGTCATGCGCGCCTCCATGGCCAGGCGCATGCCCATGTTCACCGGCATGCACCGCTTCCTGCCCACGCTCATGAAGCTCCAGGGCGCCAAGGTCGCGGAAGTGCCCGTGAACCACCGCCCCAGACGCTACGGCGTGTCCAAGTACGGCAACTGGGAGCGGCTCAGGGCCGGACTCCTGGACCTTGTGGCCGTGCGCTGGATGCAAAGCCGCTGGTTCACCTACGACATCAAGGAAAGCAAGTGA
- a CDS encoding Bax inhibitor-1/YccA family protein: MANYGSMPRTQARAEVMNAFMRGVYGWMTAGLGVTAVLAFLVATSPTLAQLFWGNSILLIGIIIAEVGLVFAISGAIHRMSAGTATSLFLLYSALNGITLSVIFAAYAPAAIFKAFVTTAGMFGAMTIYGLTTRKDLTSWGSFLFMGLIGMFIAMIVNIFLQSPVMHFVISLVGVIVFTGLTAYDTQQLRVMGESAPYGDATAIRRGSILGALRLYLDFINLFLMLLRLFGGSRE, translated from the coding sequence ATGGCTAATTACGGTTCCATGCCACGCACTCAAGCTCGCGCCGAGGTGATGAACGCCTTCATGCGCGGCGTGTACGGCTGGATGACCGCCGGCCTGGGCGTCACCGCCGTCCTGGCCTTTCTTGTGGCGACTAGCCCAACGCTGGCTCAGCTCTTTTGGGGCAACAGCATCCTGCTCATCGGCATCATCATCGCCGAGGTCGGCCTGGTCTTCGCCATCAGCGGCGCCATTCACCGCATGTCCGCAGGCACCGCCACCAGTCTGTTCCTGCTTTACAGCGCGCTGAACGGCATCACCTTGTCGGTCATTTTCGCGGCCTATGCGCCTGCAGCGATCTTCAAGGCCTTCGTGACCACTGCCGGCATGTTCGGAGCCATGACCATCTACGGCCTGACCACCAGGAAGGACCTGACTTCCTGGGGCAGCTTCCTGTTCATGGGCCTCATCGGCATGTTTATCGCCATGATCGTGAACATCTTCCTGCAAAGCCCGGTGATGCACTTCGTCATCAGCCTCGTCGGCGTCATCGTCTTCACCGGCCTGACCGCCTACGACACGCAGCAGCTGCGCGTCATGGGCGAGAGCGCGCCCTATGGCGACGCCACGGCCATCCGCCGCGGCTCCATCCTCGGAGCGCTGCGCCTGTACCTCGACTTCATCAATCTGTTCCTCATGCTCCTGCGCCTGTTCGGCGGCAGCCGCGAGTAA
- a CDS encoding SIMPL domain-containing protein, which yields MPATDRTDRNPSIFFLGFFLAVGMVAAAWLLGHALTEFKAYDRYVTVKGLAEREVPADLAMWPISFNAAGDSLVQVQDDLTRQEKIVREFLRQQGLGDAEATLAAPRITDHWSMGMRPQDLPANRYSAQGVLTVRSGSPDKVKKAMAEAGKLVSQGVVLVHNYEYQPRFEFTKLNDIKPDMIAAATKDARAAADQFARDSGSSVGAIRRATQGYFSIDDRDPYTPEIKQIRVVTTVEYFLEN from the coding sequence ATGCCTGCCACTGACCGCACTGACCGCAATCCATCGATTTTCTTTCTCGGCTTTTTTCTGGCCGTTGGCATGGTCGCCGCGGCCTGGCTGCTTGGTCATGCCCTGACCGAATTCAAGGCTTATGACCGCTATGTGACCGTAAAGGGCCTGGCCGAACGGGAGGTGCCCGCCGACCTGGCCATGTGGCCCATCAGCTTCAACGCGGCTGGCGATTCCCTGGTCCAGGTGCAGGACGACCTGACTCGCCAGGAGAAGATAGTCCGCGAATTCCTGCGCCAGCAAGGCCTGGGCGATGCCGAAGCCACCCTTGCCGCGCCTCGTATTACCGACCACTGGTCCATGGGCATGCGCCCCCAGGATTTGCCCGCCAACCGCTATTCGGCCCAGGGCGTGCTCACGGTGCGCTCCGGCTCGCCGGATAAGGTTAAAAAGGCCATGGCCGAGGCGGGCAAGCTCGTGTCCCAGGGCGTGGTGCTCGTGCACAATTACGAGTATCAGCCCCGCTTCGAGTTCACCAAGCTGAACGACATCAAACCTGACATGATCGCCGCCGCTACCAAGGACGCCCGCGCAGCCGCCGACCAGTTCGCCCGCGACTCGGGCAGCAGCGTTGGCGCCATCCGCCGCGCCACCCAGGGCTACTTTTCCATCGATGACCGCGATCCCTACACCCCCGAGATCAAGCAGATCCGCGTGGTGACCACCGTAGAATATTTCCTGGAAAATTAG